The following are encoded in a window of Candidatus Paracaedimonas acanthamoebae genomic DNA:
- the priA gene encoding primosomal protein N', which yields MMQKVGVLLPVPLSQVYDYIVPEDMSLIVGDMVLVPFGARRLYGVVWRLSEFSETSKPLKEICEKFDLPTIPLANLEFIEWVANYTLTPLGTMLKLMLSAPQVFKILKRQSKKIDKILSPHPDFSSVHFSPAQELTYQDLKTRLDQGYSVSVLDGVTGSGKTEIYLELIAEVLRRQQQALVLLPEISLSPQMIERFEKRFGTSPSLWHSLLTPAQRRETWKQIIKGEAKVIIGARSALFLPYSNLGLIVVDEEHEQTYKQDEGAIYQGRDMAVVRASLDHIPVVLASATPSLETHYNCHQGRYHKVTLESRFGEASLPEIKIVDLKESKSKEWISAPLFDEINKITSSGEQALLFLNRRGYAPLTLCSACGTKVECPFCTAWLVDHRVQGRLVCHYCGHAVAQLKECTSCHAKDSFVACGPGVERLAEEVAGRFPHLNYCIISSDIISNVQELDLVLSRIKNNEVSIIIGTQMIAKGHHFPHLTLVGVIDADLGLQGGDLRGSERTYQLLQQVGGRAGREHKSGKVWLQTYYPDHPVMQALVTGDREQFIRQELFMRESNLMPPFSRLAALILTGMDEDQVKQEALRLLSVVPKEMHVEILGPAPAPIYMIRGRYRWRILVKSPRNYNLQKFLKLWLYSVKLPSSIRLKIDIDPYNFL from the coding sequence ATGATGCAAAAAGTAGGTGTTCTTCTTCCAGTTCCTTTAAGTCAGGTTTATGATTATATCGTTCCTGAAGATATGTCTCTTATTGTTGGGGATATGGTATTGGTCCCCTTTGGGGCAAGGCGCCTTTATGGCGTTGTCTGGAGACTTTCTGAATTTTCAGAAACGTCAAAACCCCTAAAAGAAATCTGTGAGAAGTTTGACCTGCCGACCATTCCTTTAGCGAACTTGGAATTTATTGAATGGGTTGCAAATTATACATTAACACCTCTTGGGACCATGCTCAAATTAATGCTGAGTGCGCCTCAAGTTTTCAAAATCTTAAAACGGCAATCAAAGAAAATTGATAAAATTTTGAGCCCGCATCCTGATTTTTCTTCAGTTCATTTTTCACCGGCTCAAGAGCTAACATATCAAGACCTTAAAACACGGCTTGATCAAGGATATTCAGTTTCTGTTTTAGATGGAGTCACGGGTTCAGGAAAAACAGAGATCTATCTTGAATTAATTGCTGAGGTTTTGAGAAGACAGCAACAGGCTCTCGTCTTATTGCCTGAAATTTCTCTATCTCCTCAAATGATTGAAAGATTCGAAAAAAGATTTGGGACATCCCCTTCACTTTGGCATTCGTTGTTAACCCCAGCTCAGCGTCGAGAGACGTGGAAACAGATTATCAAAGGAGAGGCAAAGGTAATTATTGGAGCCCGCTCAGCGTTATTTCTTCCTTATTCAAACTTAGGTTTAATTGTTGTGGATGAGGAACATGAGCAAACGTATAAGCAAGATGAGGGGGCTATTTATCAAGGGCGAGATATGGCTGTCGTGCGAGCATCGCTGGATCATATTCCTGTTGTTTTAGCTTCTGCGACTCCATCTTTAGAGACGCACTATAATTGCCACCAAGGGCGTTATCATAAGGTTACGTTGGAAAGTCGATTTGGTGAGGCTTCTCTTCCTGAAATTAAAATTGTTGATTTGAAAGAATCAAAATCAAAAGAATGGATTTCAGCGCCGTTATTTGATGAAATCAATAAGATCACGTCTTCTGGAGAGCAGGCCCTTTTATTTTTGAATAGACGAGGATATGCGCCTCTCACGTTATGCAGTGCTTGTGGAACAAAAGTTGAATGTCCTTTTTGTACGGCATGGTTAGTTGATCATAGGGTACAAGGGAGGCTTGTTTGTCATTATTGTGGGCATGCAGTTGCCCAGTTAAAAGAATGTACAAGCTGTCATGCGAAAGATAGTTTTGTAGCTTGTGGGCCAGGTGTGGAGCGTCTAGCTGAAGAAGTTGCAGGACGATTTCCTCATCTTAATTACTGTATTATTTCCAGTGATATTATTTCAAACGTACAAGAATTAGACCTTGTCTTGTCAAGGATAAAAAATAATGAAGTCTCAATAATTATTGGCACTCAAATGATTGCTAAAGGTCATCATTTTCCTCATTTAACGCTTGTTGGCGTCATTGATGCAGATTTGGGGCTGCAAGGAGGGGATCTTCGAGGGAGCGAAAGGACCTATCAATTGCTTCAACAGGTAGGTGGGAGAGCTGGACGAGAGCATAAATCTGGAAAAGTCTGGCTTCAGACTTACTATCCTGACCATCCTGTTATGCAAGCCCTTGTTACTGGAGATCGAGAACAGTTCATCAGACAAGAACTTTTTATGAGAGAAAGCAATTTAATGCCGCCTTTCAGTCGTCTTGCTGCCTTAATTCTTACAGGAATGGATGAGGATCAAGTAAAGCAAGAAGCGCTTCGACTTCTGAGTGTTGTGCCTAAAGAGATGCATGTGGAGATTTTAGGGCCAGCACCAGCCCCCATTTATATGATTCGTGGACGTTATCGGTGGCGCATTCTTGTGAAGAGTCCCCGTAATTATAATTTACAGAAATTTCTGAAATTATGGCTTTATTCTGTCAAGTTACCATCTTCTATTCGTCTAAAAATTGATATCGATCCGTATAATTTTTTATAA
- a CDS encoding DUF378 domain-containing protein encodes MNTKVLIPSISTILVIIGAINWGLVGFFHFNIVESFFGSFPILVKLIYSLIALSGLYLLTTFKKSI; translated from the coding sequence ATGAATACAAAAGTATTAATACCATCAATATCAACAATACTTGTTATTATTGGAGCTATAAATTGGGGGCTTGTCGGATTTTTTCATTTCAATATTGTAGAAAGTTTTTTTGGAAGCTTCCCTATCCTTGTTAAGCTTATCTATAGCTTAATTGCTTTGTCAGGACTTTATTTACTAACAACCTTTAAAAAATCCATATAA
- the ffh gene encoding signal recognition particle protein: protein MFDNLSQKLGDIFDKLKKRGALSEADVEAALREIRVALLEADVALPVVKDFVNQVKERAVGQEVIKSITPGQMVVKIVHDQLVSVLGSENVALNLATNPPAVMMVVGLQGSGKTTSTAKIARFLKVKKNKKILMASVDIYRPAAREQLEILGRQVEVDTLEIIEKEKPLEIVKRAYNKAKLEGYDILLLDTAGRLHVDEELMEELTALKKAVNPIETLLVADAMTGQDAVNIARNFQEKVGLTGIVLTRIDGDGRGGAALSIKAITGCPIKLLGIGEHLDQIEEFHPERIAGRILDMGDVLSLVEKAVETIDREEAEKLAHKASKGEFDLDDLASQLRQVSKMGGMGGVLSMLPGMGKMKERIQDAGLSDQLVKRQLAIISSMTIKERRNYKLLNGSRRKRIAGGSGTAVADVNRLLKQFQDMRDMMKRMSKVGEKGLKRQGLRGLLGK, encoded by the coding sequence ATGTTTGATAATTTAAGCCAAAAACTTGGCGACATCTTTGATAAATTAAAAAAGAGAGGGGCTCTTAGTGAGGCTGATGTTGAAGCAGCTTTAAGAGAAATTCGTGTAGCCCTGCTTGAGGCAGATGTAGCTTTGCCTGTTGTTAAAGATTTCGTTAATCAGGTGAAAGAACGTGCTGTAGGGCAGGAAGTTATTAAAAGTATTACCCCCGGACAAATGGTTGTAAAGATTGTCCATGATCAGCTTGTTAGCGTTTTGGGAAGCGAAAATGTCGCTCTCAATCTTGCGACAAATCCGCCGGCCGTTATGATGGTTGTTGGCTTACAAGGATCCGGAAAAACAACCTCAACAGCCAAAATCGCCCGTTTTTTAAAAGTAAAAAAGAATAAAAAAATTCTTATGGCTTCTGTTGATATTTATCGTCCAGCAGCCCGAGAACAGTTAGAAATTTTAGGACGTCAAGTCGAGGTTGATACTTTAGAAATTATTGAGAAGGAAAAACCTTTAGAGATTGTTAAGCGTGCCTATAATAAAGCAAAGCTTGAGGGATATGATATTCTTTTACTCGACACGGCAGGACGTTTGCATGTCGATGAAGAGCTTATGGAAGAGTTAACAGCTTTAAAAAAAGCAGTTAATCCTATTGAGACTCTCTTAGTTGCTGATGCAATGACAGGACAAGATGCTGTTAATATTGCTCGAAATTTCCAAGAAAAGGTAGGGTTGACCGGTATTGTTCTGACAAGAATTGATGGAGATGGGCGTGGAGGTGCGGCTCTTTCAATTAAAGCAATTACGGGATGTCCAATTAAGTTATTAGGAATCGGCGAACATCTTGATCAAATAGAAGAATTTCATCCTGAGCGTATAGCAGGACGTATCCTTGATATGGGAGATGTCTTAAGTCTCGTTGAAAAAGCTGTCGAAACAATTGATCGAGAAGAAGCAGAGAAGCTTGCTCATAAAGCAAGTAAGGGTGAATTCGATCTCGATGATCTTGCGTCTCAATTGCGTCAAGTCTCAAAAATGGGTGGCATGGGGGGAGTGCTTTCAATGTTACCAGGTATGGGGAAGATGAAAGAGCGCATTCAAGATGCAGGGCTTAGTGATCAGCTTGTTAAAAGACAATTGGCAATAATAAGTTCTATGACGATAAAAGAGCGTCGTAATTATAAATTGTTAAATGGGTCTAGACGCAAGCGCATTGCTGGAGGATCTGGGACGGCAGTTGCTGATGTGAATCGTCTTTTAAAACAATTTCAAGATATGCGAGACATGATGAAAAGAATGTCGAAAGTCGGGGAAAAGGGCCTTAAAAGGCAAGGTTTAAGAGGATTGTTAGGTAAATAA
- the rpsP gene encoding 30S ribosomal protein S16 produces the protein MSLKIRLARGGSKKRPFYRVVVADSRSPRDGRFIEKVGTYNPILASDHPQRLVLNQERVKHWLGVGAEPTDRLVRFFGQLGLVKVSKFNNPQKAAPKKKAQERMQEVAEAAQKAAEAQKAAEAAAIAAKNVSEAPAEPAAETSTEEANA, from the coding sequence ATGTCATTAAAAATTCGTTTAGCACGCGGTGGTTCAAAAAAGCGTCCTTTCTATCGAGTTGTTGTTGCAGATTCAAGAAGTCCACGTGATGGTCGTTTTATTGAGAAGGTGGGAACTTATAACCCAATTCTTGCTTCAGATCATCCACAACGTCTTGTATTGAATCAAGAGAGAGTTAAGCACTGGTTAGGTGTCGGTGCAGAACCAACAGATCGTTTGGTTCGCTTTTTTGGCCAGTTGGGGCTTGTAAAGGTATCAAAATTTAATAATCCACAAAAAGCTGCTCCGAAGAAGAAAGCACAGGAACGTATGCAAGAAGTTGCTGAAGCTGCACAGAAAGCGGCAGAAGCACAAAAAGCTGCTGAAGCAGCTGCAATTGCTGCAAAAAATGTTTCTGAAGCGCCAGCTGAACCTGCTGCAGAAACTTCAACAGAAGAAGCTAACGCTTAA
- the rimM gene encoding 16S rRNA processing protein RimM: MNQSSSPILMGVVHSAHGIKGQVKIKVFAASPTSFLEYAHFIDKEGEKTFVLKDAYLFKEDIIVATLKGIHDRNQAERLKGTEFYIPRELLPSVEEEEYYYQDLIGLEVHSQAGDSLGIVASVYNFGSGDLIEINLSHSREVVVLPFTKEAIPTISISEKYLVINEEFLKQFQTRRKGE; encoded by the coding sequence GTGAATCAATCTTCATCGCCTATTTTAATGGGAGTCGTTCACTCGGCTCATGGGATTAAGGGGCAAGTTAAAATAAAAGTGTTTGCGGCCTCGCCAACTTCTTTTTTGGAGTATGCGCATTTTATCGATAAAGAAGGTGAAAAAACATTTGTCCTTAAAGATGCTTATTTATTCAAAGAAGATATAATTGTTGCGACATTAAAAGGGATTCATGATCGAAACCAGGCGGAAAGATTAAAAGGAACCGAGTTTTATATTCCAAGAGAATTATTACCCTCAGTTGAAGAAGAAGAATATTATTATCAAGATCTAATTGGTTTAGAGGTTCACTCGCAAGCAGGTGATTCGCTGGGAATCGTTGCCTCAGTTTACAATTTTGGAAGCGGGGATTTGATTGAAATAAATCTTTCTCATTCTCGAGAAGTGGTTGTGTTACCGTTTACAAAAGAAGCTATACCTACAATTTCTATTTCAGAGAAATATCTTGTTATAAATGAAGAATTTTTAAAGCAATTTCAAACACGCAGAAAAGGCGAGTAA
- the trmD gene encoding tRNA (guanosine(37)-N1)-methyltransferase TrmD, whose amino-acid sequence MTCLLSAKIFTIFPEMFPGPLAESVVGRALQNNLWSLEAINLRDYTVDKHRSVDDAAFGGGPGMVLRPDIIDAALKDHYKSRPNTLIYLSPRGIPLTQEYVKKLANQSHLGLLCGRFEGIDQRVLDAWHIEEVSLGDFILSGGEIAAMALLDAIVRLLPGVLGEKDSLNEESFTENLLEYPQYTRPRNWNDHLVPEILLSGHHEKIKAWRKAESEKLTRERRVDLWQRYKATQQERKD is encoded by the coding sequence ATGACTTGCTTACTTTCTGCTAAGATTTTCACAATATTTCCTGAAATGTTTCCTGGCCCTTTAGCGGAATCCGTTGTAGGCAGAGCATTACAGAATAATCTCTGGTCTTTAGAGGCCATAAATCTTCGAGATTATACGGTTGATAAACATCGGTCTGTCGATGATGCTGCTTTTGGGGGAGGCCCTGGAATGGTGCTTCGTCCCGATATTATAGATGCGGCTTTAAAAGATCATTATAAGTCTCGACCAAATACCTTGATTTATCTTTCGCCTCGTGGCATACCATTGACACAAGAATATGTAAAAAAGCTTGCCAATCAATCTCACTTGGGATTATTGTGTGGACGCTTTGAAGGAATTGATCAGCGCGTCTTAGATGCGTGGCATATTGAAGAGGTAAGCTTAGGAGATTTTATTCTCTCAGGTGGTGAGATTGCTGCAATGGCTCTTTTAGATGCAATTGTGAGGCTTTTACCTGGAGTTCTTGGTGAAAAGGACTCTCTTAATGAAGAGAGTTTTACTGAGAACTTATTGGAGTACCCTCAATATACAAGACCTCGAAATTGGAATGATCATCTGGTGCCAGAAATATTATTAAGTGGGCACCATGAAAAAATTAAAGCTTGGCGGAAGGCTGAGTCGGAAAAGTTAACACGTGAGCGGCGTGTCGATTTATGGCAGCGCTATAAGGCGACTCAGCAAGAGAGAAAGGATTAA
- the rplS gene encoding 50S ribosomal protein L19, which yields MNTLQKFEQEQLDLLVANNPVPEFSAGDTLKILVKVVEGERERTQAYEGVCIARKSAGINSSFTVRKLSFGEGVERVFPLYSPNIKIEVVRRGQVRRAKLYYLRGRTGKSARIKEKSYFPAAKKNSQDKETNSAK from the coding sequence ATGAACACTTTACAAAAATTTGAGCAAGAACAACTTGATTTATTAGTCGCAAATAATCCTGTCCCCGAGTTTTCTGCAGGCGATACCTTAAAGATTCTCGTAAAAGTAGTCGAAGGTGAACGCGAAAGAACACAGGCTTACGAAGGTGTCTGTATTGCACGTAAGAGTGCGGGTATTAACTCCTCATTTACAGTGCGTAAGCTCTCTTTTGGTGAAGGTGTGGAACGTGTTTTCCCTCTTTATTCTCCAAATATTAAGATTGAAGTTGTTCGTCGTGGTCAAGTTCGTCGTGCAAAATTATATTATCTTCGTGGCCGTACAGGTAAAAGTGCTCGTATTAAAGAAAAGAGTTATTTTCCTGCTGCTAAGAAAAATTCTCAAGATAAAGAAACTAATTCAGCTAAGTAA
- the pdhA gene encoding pyruvate dehydrogenase (acetyl-transferring) E1 component subunit alpha — MLLIRRFEERSGQLYGMGLIAGFCHLYIGQEAVVVGIQAVLQPQDTVITAYRDHGHMLACDMDPKGVMAELTGRIGGYSKGKGGSMHMFSREKNFFGGHGIVGAQIPLGTGLAFAHKYRGDGGICTIYMGDGAVNQGQVYEAFNMAALWKLPALYIIENNGYSMGTSIARHAAGQHLYERGIAYGIPGEEVDGMDVLAVKAAAEQAVKYVRETNSPMILEIKTYRYRGHSMSDPAKYRTKEEVDNMRQNFDPIERARATLISEFGVAEEAFSPIEKEIKEIMLEAVEFAQTSPEPEASELMTDILINS, encoded by the coding sequence ATGCTTTTAATTCGGCGTTTTGAGGAACGCTCTGGTCAGTTGTATGGGATGGGCCTTATTGCTGGTTTTTGCCATCTATACATCGGTCAAGAAGCTGTCGTTGTTGGTATACAAGCTGTCCTTCAACCGCAAGACACTGTAATTACAGCTTATCGTGATCATGGCCACATGTTGGCATGTGATATGGATCCTAAGGGTGTTATGGCTGAGTTAACGGGACGCATAGGCGGTTATTCAAAAGGCAAAGGCGGCTCTATGCATATGTTTTCTAGAGAGAAAAATTTCTTTGGAGGACATGGAATTGTAGGAGCTCAAATACCTTTGGGAACAGGGCTCGCTTTTGCTCACAAATATCGCGGTGATGGTGGTATATGTACTATTTATATGGGCGATGGAGCTGTTAACCAAGGGCAAGTGTATGAAGCCTTTAATATGGCGGCTCTTTGGAAGCTTCCAGCTCTTTATATTATTGAAAATAATGGTTATAGCATGGGGACATCCATTGCACGTCACGCAGCTGGCCAGCATTTATATGAGCGTGGAATTGCTTATGGTATTCCGGGCGAAGAAGTTGATGGAATGGATGTGCTTGCGGTTAAGGCTGCTGCTGAACAAGCTGTAAAGTATGTGCGTGAAACCAATAGCCCAATGATTCTTGAAATAAAAACGTATCGTTATCGGGGGCATTCTATGTCAGATCCTGCTAAATACAGGACAAAAGAAGAAGTTGATAACATGCGCCAAAATTTTGATCCTATTGAACGAGCAAGAGCAACGTTAATTTCTGAATTTGGTGTCGCAGAAGAAGCTTTCTCACCTATTGAAAAAGAAATTAAAGAAATTATGCTTGAAGCTGTAGAATTCGCTCAAACAAGTCCTGAGCCAGAAGCCTCAGAACTTATGACTGATATCTTAATTAATTCATAA
- a CDS encoding pyruvate dehydrogenase complex E1 component subunit beta: MTLETSTITVREALRDAMAEEMRKDPLVFIMGEEVAEYQGAYKVSQGLLEEFGAKRVIDTPITEHGFAGLGVGAAFAGLKPIVEFMTFNFGMQAIDQIINSAAKTLYMSGGQMGCPIVFRGPNGAAKRVGAQHSQCYASWYAHCPGLKVIAPYDARDAKGLLKAAIRDPNPVIFLENEMLYGQAFPALTEEDEVIPIGKARVVRSGKDVTITTFSLMVGVALQAAEQLATQGIDVEVIDLRTIRPLDEQTILDSVMKTNRLVTLEEGWGFAGIGSEISSLVMEKAFDYLDAPVKRVVGADVPMPYAESLVKLTIPQVEWVIDAIKQVCYR, encoded by the coding sequence ATGACCCTTGAGACTTCAACAATTACAGTCCGTGAAGCTCTTCGTGATGCCATGGCAGAAGAGATGCGGAAAGATCCTCTTGTCTTTATAATGGGAGAAGAGGTCGCTGAATATCAAGGAGCCTATAAAGTAAGCCAAGGATTGCTTGAAGAATTCGGTGCAAAGCGTGTGATCGACACGCCTATTACTGAGCATGGATTTGCGGGATTGGGAGTAGGGGCTGCTTTTGCGGGGCTTAAGCCAATCGTTGAGTTTATGACCTTCAATTTTGGGATGCAAGCAATCGATCAAATTATAAATAGTGCTGCAAAAACTCTTTATATGTCAGGGGGCCAGATGGGATGCCCTATTGTTTTCCGAGGGCCTAACGGGGCCGCAAAAAGAGTGGGAGCCCAACATTCTCAATGTTATGCAAGTTGGTACGCCCATTGCCCTGGATTAAAGGTAATTGCGCCTTATGATGCAAGAGATGCAAAAGGACTGTTAAAAGCGGCAATTCGTGATCCTAATCCTGTGATTTTTTTAGAAAATGAAATGTTATATGGACAAGCTTTTCCAGCTCTTACTGAAGAAGATGAAGTTATTCCGATTGGAAAAGCCCGCGTTGTACGTTCTGGTAAAGATGTAACAATCACTACTTTTTCTTTAATGGTTGGTGTTGCGCTACAAGCCGCGGAACAATTAGCAACTCAAGGTATTGATGTTGAAGTTATTGATCTTCGTACAATTCGTCCTCTTGATGAGCAAACAATATTAGATTCAGTGATGAAAACAAATCGTTTAGTCACTCTCGAAGAAGGATGGGGATTTGCGGGGATTGGTTCTGAGATTTCTTCTCTTGTGATGGAGAAAGCTTTTGATTATCTGGATGCGCCTGTAAAAAGAGTTGTTGGTGCGGATGTTCCTATGCCTTACGCAGAAAGTTTAGTAAAGCTTACAATCCCACAAGTCGAATGGGTGATTGATGCTATTAAACAAGTGTGTTATCGATAA
- a CDS encoding pyruvate dehydrogenase complex dihydrolipoamide acetyltransferase codes for MPIKILMPALSPTMAEGNLVRWLKSEGDQLKSGDVLAEIETDKATMEVEAVDEGTLAKIMVPAGTENVKVNEVIAILLEEGEDSSSLESALDTKSSPNQEIPVQKKLEEIKEVIEVKTLPAENSQERVFASPLARRVASNNQIDLANLQGSGPRGRIIKADVETAMTQTPQLSSVGAVATLYKAADELYPAYEEVKVSNMRKVIAQRLTESKQNVPHFYLTVECEIDGLLNFRKQINKSLPESDRISVNDLIIKAISVALKKVPDANASWIESGHVRRYQHADVSVAVAVEGGLVTPIVRGAELKSILEISREMKELISKARSGKLKPQEFQGGTFSLSNLGMYGIKSFSAVINPPQGCILAVGAGEELPVVRDGKIEIATVMACTLSVDHRVVDGAVGAEFLKVFKNLITNPVLMLI; via the coding sequence ATGCCAATTAAAATTTTAATGCCTGCACTTTCACCGACTATGGCAGAAGGTAATTTAGTTCGTTGGCTTAAGTCCGAAGGAGATCAATTAAAATCTGGCGATGTTCTCGCTGAAATTGAAACTGACAAAGCAACAATGGAAGTTGAAGCTGTTGATGAAGGCACGTTAGCTAAAATCATGGTGCCGGCAGGAACAGAAAATGTAAAAGTCAACGAAGTTATTGCCATTTTATTGGAAGAAGGCGAAGATAGTTCTTCTCTTGAGTCTGCTCTTGATACAAAATCTTCTCCAAATCAAGAGATTCCTGTACAAAAAAAATTAGAAGAAATTAAAGAAGTCATTGAAGTAAAAACTCTTCCTGCTGAAAATTCTCAAGAACGCGTTTTTGCATCTCCTTTAGCGCGTCGTGTTGCTTCAAATAATCAAATTGATCTTGCAAATTTACAAGGCTCAGGGCCGCGCGGAAGAATTATAAAAGCAGATGTTGAAACTGCTATGACTCAAACGCCTCAATTATCTTCAGTAGGAGCGGTGGCAACTTTATATAAAGCGGCAGATGAACTTTATCCTGCTTATGAAGAAGTTAAAGTTTCTAATATGCGTAAAGTTATTGCGCAGAGACTGACAGAATCTAAACAGAATGTTCCTCATTTCTACCTGACAGTTGAGTGTGAAATTGATGGCTTGTTGAACTTCCGTAAGCAAATTAATAAATCGCTTCCTGAATCGGATAGAATTTCTGTAAACGATCTGATTATTAAAGCCATTAGCGTTGCCTTAAAAAAAGTGCCTGATGCCAATGCATCATGGATTGAGAGCGGTCATGTACGTCGTTATCAACATGCTGATGTTTCTGTCGCGGTTGCTGTTGAAGGAGGTCTTGTAACCCCTATCGTTCGAGGCGCGGAATTAAAATCAATTCTTGAGATTTCTCGAGAAATGAAAGAATTAATTAGTAAAGCACGTTCAGGAAAACTTAAACCTCAAGAATTTCAAGGGGGGACATTTAGTCTCTCAAATTTGGGGATGTATGGTATTAAAAGTTTCTCAGCCGTGATTAATCCTCCTCAAGGTTGTATTTTAGCCGTCGGTGCAGGAGAAGAGTTACCTGTTGTTCGGGATGGTAAGATCGAGATTGCAACTGTCATGGCTTGTACCCTTTCAGTTGATCATCGGGTTGTAGATGGTGCTGTTGGCGCTGAATTTTTGAAAGTATTTAAGAATTTAATTACAAATCCTGTTTTGATGCTTATTTAA
- the miaA gene encoding tRNA (adenosine(37)-N6)-dimethylallyltransferase MiaA has translation MNLKNITHLSKTIIVITGPTASGKSSFATEFAEKHNGVIINSDSVQVYKDLEILSSRPSSEELLKVPHKLYGFLDAHASCSAGFWRSLVLKEIQECYQAGKLPIIVGGTGLYLKILIEGLSPIPQVDKNIRELAQERAKNEGIQALYEELVELDPVIVTRLKSTDSQRIVRAWEVVKATGIPLSEWQRKSWISSNQQEKIFTNILLLPPREEVNLRADARLDQMLEKDVLKEVEGILKQDINPTSTIYKAIGVRDFAAYLQGKLSLEEALTKAKISTRQYIKRQYTWFRTQFRADITLQ, from the coding sequence GTGAATCTGAAGAACATAACTCATTTATCTAAAACAATTATTGTAATTACAGGTCCCACGGCCTCAGGAAAATCTTCGTTTGCAACTGAATTTGCAGAAAAACATAATGGCGTTATTATAAACTCTGATAGTGTGCAAGTTTATAAAGATCTTGAAATTTTAAGCTCACGTCCTTCTTCAGAAGAGCTCTTAAAAGTACCTCATAAGCTTTATGGTTTTCTGGATGCCCATGCTTCTTGTTCAGCTGGATTTTGGCGTTCTCTGGTATTAAAAGAGATTCAGGAATGTTATCAAGCAGGAAAACTTCCTATTATTGTAGGAGGTACGGGGCTTTATTTAAAGATTTTAATTGAAGGGCTTTCTCCTATCCCGCAAGTTGATAAAAATATTAGAGAGTTAGCACAAGAAAGAGCCAAAAATGAAGGCATTCAAGCTCTTTATGAGGAGTTAGTAGAGCTTGATCCTGTTATTGTTACACGTTTAAAATCTACAGACTCCCAACGAATTGTAAGGGCTTGGGAAGTCGTAAAAGCAACAGGAATTCCTCTTTCTGAATGGCAACGGAAATCTTGGATTTCTTCAAATCAACAAGAGAAAATTTTTACAAATATACTCTTATTACCACCACGTGAAGAAGTAAATTTACGTGCAGATGCGCGCTTGGATCAAATGCTCGAAAAAGATGTTTTAAAAGAAGTAGAAGGTATTCTTAAGCAAGATATAAATCCTACATCGACCATTTATAAGGCAATTGGTGTGCGAGATTTTGCAGCTTATTTGCAAGGTAAACTTAGTTTAGAAGAGGCACTTACCAAAGCAAAAATATCAACTCGTCAATATATTAAAAGGCAATATACTTGGTTCAGAACTCAATTTAGAGCCGATATCACTTTACAATAA